Proteins encoded in a region of the Pseudomonadota bacterium genome:
- a CDS encoding aldo/keto reductase, whose amino-acid sequence MSDEQQNMKRRDFLKAIGAAGMGSLLGPGRAMGSQGLAEGDATATTAKFPQVPRRILGKTGIQVPCLWQGFHYDLLDKQLVLRKSLEWGVTHWNTAYSYSNGNSELGIGKFFEKNPQARKEVFLVTKASKVDSIDDVEKRLQASLKRMNTEYIDLYYGVHGMSEPKQFTGELRHWAESAKKRGLIRYFGVSIHENTTECLTVAAKLDWIDAIMMRYNFRLTQDKKLNKAIDACHKAGIGLIAMKTQAKETWFRLGRKLTDHFLESGYTEGQAKLKVVLEDKRFAAVCISMPSIALLTTNVAAALDRLKLSQVDRTVLAEYADETGRGYCAGCSNICNKTVPEAPYISDVMRFLMYYNGYGEKENARKLYGQIPYAQRQKLLNTDFSRAESLCPQQVAIGEFMKQAGQKLG is encoded by the coding sequence ATGAGTGATGAACAGCAGAACATGAAGAGAAGAGATTTCCTCAAAGCAATTGGTGCTGCAGGAATGGGATCATTGCTTGGCCCGGGTCGAGCCATGGGCTCCCAGGGTTTAGCTGAAGGAGATGCAACTGCCACAACAGCAAAATTTCCCCAGGTTCCCAGGCGAATCCTTGGTAAAACAGGGATTCAGGTGCCTTGCCTCTGGCAGGGATTTCATTATGATCTTCTCGACAAGCAACTGGTCTTGCGAAAGTCTTTGGAGTGGGGAGTTACTCACTGGAATACGGCGTATTCCTATTCTAATGGCAACAGTGAATTGGGAATAGGCAAATTTTTCGAAAAGAATCCTCAGGCGAGAAAGGAAGTTTTTCTGGTCACCAAAGCCTCGAAAGTTGATTCTATAGATGATGTTGAAAAGAGACTGCAGGCCTCCCTGAAAAGAATGAATACAGAATACATTGATCTTTATTACGGTGTGCACGGGATGTCTGAACCGAAACAGTTCACCGGGGAATTGCGGCATTGGGCTGAAAGCGCAAAGAAACGGGGACTGATCCGTTATTTTGGCGTCAGTATCCATGAAAATACTACTGAATGTCTCACTGTTGCTGCAAAACTCGACTGGATTGATGCAATTATGATGCGCTACAATTTCAGGTTGACGCAAGATAAGAAACTCAATAAGGCAATCGATGCCTGCCATAAAGCCGGCATCGGTCTGATTGCCATGAAAACACAGGCTAAGGAAACATGGTTCCGGCTTGGCAGAAAACTGACCGATCATTTTCTTGAGAGTGGTTATACCGAGGGGCAGGCCAAACTAAAAGTGGTGCTGGAGGACAAGAGGTTTGCCGCAGTCTGCATATCCATGCCGAGCATTGCTCTGCTGACAACCAATGTGGCCGCAGCTCTGGATCGGTTGAAACTTTCACAAGTCGACAGGACGGTTCTGGCAGAGTATGCAGATGAAACTGGCAGGGGATATTGTGCCGGGTGCAGCAATATCTGCAATAAGACTGTTCCTGAGGCGCCATACATCAGTGACGTGATGAGATTTCTGATGTATTACAACGGGTACGGGGAGAAGGAAAATGCCAGAAAACTCTATGGGCAGATTCCCTATGCTCAGAGGCAGAAACTGCTGAACACGGATTTTTCCAGGGCTGAGTCTCTCTGCCCGCAGCAAGTGGCAATTGGAGAATTTATGAAGCAGGCGGGTCAAAAGCTTGGGTGA
- a CDS encoding 4Fe-4S binding protein codes for MKIVQTRRISQLVFFVLFGWFCIVATVGESFWQIQGWPVNWLLQLDPLVAIGTVLTTHTLYRGLLWALATIILTILFGRFFCGWVCPFGTIHQVVGYLAHRKASLKQKLQLNSYHNLQRLKYYLLIVFLAAAAYPSHAAVLFTGLLDPIPLISRSFNLVLLPMLDASHGITSVKQRFFEGGGLILIVFFLSVLANMLIPRFYCRFICPLGALFGLMTKVSLWKISKKTLECSDCKACERDCEGGCEPSTRIRSSECLLCCNCLDACEDQIMTYQGVHSNIEQPGPDISRRGFALSLVSGLISVPALNLDNRNGANYYSSLIRPPGALAENEFLQRCIRCGQCMRICPTNVLQPVGFEYGIEALWTPALNNRIGSSGCQLNCIACGHICPTSAVRPLTFSEKIGSGDFKPGGPIKIGTAFLDRGRCLPWAMDKPCIVCEENCPVSPKAVFTREEFATIRDGILSVKEIHGERIIIQQKTLVAGHFSTGDYYCLMGETRYRILSNSTDTLMLDGNPKADAPAPSNLFVQIRLQKPHVDISRCTGCGICEHECPVSGKRAIRVSAEGETRNSDRTLLLKRWIK; via the coding sequence ATGAAAATCGTCCAGACAAGAAGAATAAGTCAGTTGGTTTTTTTCGTTCTTTTCGGCTGGTTCTGTATCGTTGCCACCGTTGGAGAAAGTTTCTGGCAGATACAGGGCTGGCCGGTCAACTGGTTGCTGCAGCTTGACCCTCTTGTCGCCATAGGAACAGTACTCACGACTCATACTCTTTACAGGGGGCTGTTGTGGGCTTTGGCAACCATCATTCTGACGATACTTTTCGGCCGTTTTTTCTGCGGCTGGGTATGCCCCTTCGGGACCATTCATCAGGTTGTCGGGTATCTTGCCCACAGGAAGGCATCTCTCAAGCAAAAGCTGCAACTCAACAGTTATCACAATCTCCAGCGTCTTAAGTATTATCTCCTTATCGTATTCCTTGCCGCTGCGGCGTATCCTTCTCATGCTGCGGTCCTTTTTACCGGGCTGCTTGATCCAATTCCCCTGATATCGCGATCGTTCAATCTTGTCCTTCTGCCAATGCTGGACGCCTCCCATGGGATTACTTCTGTAAAGCAACGATTTTTTGAGGGTGGAGGGCTGATATTGATTGTTTTCTTTCTCTCTGTTCTGGCAAATATGCTGATCCCTCGTTTCTACTGCCGATTCATTTGCCCCCTTGGCGCGCTCTTTGGCCTTATGACCAAAGTGAGCCTCTGGAAAATCAGCAAGAAGACCCTTGAATGCAGCGACTGCAAGGCATGTGAGCGAGATTGCGAAGGCGGCTGTGAACCATCTACCCGCATCCGGTCCAGCGAATGTCTCTTGTGCTGTAACTGTCTTGATGCCTGTGAGGATCAGATAATGACCTACCAGGGTGTTCATTCAAATATTGAACAACCTGGCCCGGATATCTCCCGACGCGGCTTTGCGCTGTCACTTGTTAGCGGTCTCATTTCTGTTCCAGCCTTGAACCTGGACAACAGAAACGGCGCCAATTATTACTCTTCTTTAATACGGCCTCCAGGGGCTCTGGCAGAAAACGAGTTTCTGCAACGATGCATTCGATGCGGGCAATGCATGCGAATCTGCCCGACCAATGTTCTTCAGCCCGTCGGCTTTGAGTATGGAATTGAGGCCTTATGGACCCCGGCCCTGAACAACCGAATAGGCTCAAGCGGCTGTCAGCTTAATTGCATTGCCTGCGGACATATCTGTCCAACATCGGCTGTCAGGCCACTTACCTTCAGTGAGAAGATTGGCAGTGGTGATTTTAAACCAGGAGGACCGATAAAAATCGGCACTGCTTTTCTTGATCGGGGCCGCTGTCTGCCCTGGGCCATGGACAAACCCTGCATTGTCTGCGAGGAAAACTGCCCTGTGAGTCCCAAGGCTGTTTTTACTCGTGAGGAATTTGCAACGATTCGGGATGGCATTCTGAGTGTGAAGGAAATTCATGGAGAGAGAATAATTATTCAACAGAAAACCCTGGTTGCCGGCCACTTTTCCACCGGAGATTATTATTGTCTCATGGGTGAAACACGATACAGAATTTTATCGAACTCCACTGATACTCTCATGCTTGACGGGAATCCGAAGGCAGATGCACCGGCGCCTTCAAATCTTTTTGTACAAATTCGACTCCAGAAACCCCATGTGGATATAAGTCGGTGCACCGGGTGCGGAATCTGCGAGCATGAATGTCCGGTAAGCGGCAAGAGGGCGATTCGTGTTTCCGCTGAGGGCGAGACCAGGAATTCTGACAGGACGTTACTTCTCAAGCGCTGGATAAAATGA
- a CDS encoding GNAT family N-acetyltransferase, with the protein MNTSNFPGQYTIEIIDPHRQPEWDAFVTAHPHGWVCHTAEWLMVVQHVWKNLKPHYIIVRDAAGSICAGIPLCITTSLSGRKRLICTPFSTLSDPLATSESALHHLFSELPRLLSQSNASSLKLNTFQATNSIPVGIFTRNDKHVHHAIDLQLSEDELMLSFNRSNVRNRISKCLKSPLSIRYASSVNDFKQFYDLYVVNRQRLGLPAIPWKFFEGIWRYLKDRDWVELLLVYNEEEMVGGLLNLKYQKRISAEVLAYKTEYTAMCPNHLLFWTTITAAKRAGKLEFDFGRTPLTETGLVKFKDHWTSKKTVLPTFIYPQSELSDLHKNKPTMEFMRSMLQRMPFPLYAGLSKLFYARPR; encoded by the coding sequence ATGAACACAAGCAACTTCCCCGGCCAGTATACAATAGAGATCATTGATCCACACCGCCAACCGGAATGGGATGCATTTGTTACCGCCCACCCGCATGGCTGGGTCTGCCACACCGCAGAATGGCTCATGGTTGTGCAACATGTCTGGAAGAACCTTAAACCTCACTACATCATCGTCCGGGATGCTGCCGGATCAATTTGCGCCGGCATTCCATTGTGCATCACTACATCGCTTTCCGGCAGAAAACGCCTCATCTGCACTCCTTTCTCAACCTTATCCGACCCGCTGGCAACATCCGAATCCGCCCTGCATCATCTTTTTTCAGAACTGCCCCGTCTTTTGAGTCAATCAAATGCATCATCTCTGAAATTGAATACATTCCAGGCAACAAACTCCATTCCCGTAGGAATATTCACCAGGAACGACAAGCATGTCCATCATGCAATTGACCTTCAGCTTAGCGAAGATGAATTGATGCTTTCCTTCAACAGAAGTAATGTCCGCAACAGAATAAGTAAATGCCTGAAAAGCCCCCTCTCTATCCGCTACGCAAGTTCGGTCAACGATTTTAAACAGTTTTACGATCTCTATGTGGTCAATCGCCAACGGCTGGGCCTTCCCGCCATCCCCTGGAAATTTTTTGAAGGGATATGGCGTTATTTAAAAGACCGCGATTGGGTTGAATTGCTTCTCGTCTACAATGAAGAGGAGATGGTTGGGGGGCTGTTGAACCTTAAATACCAGAAAAGAATTTCCGCAGAAGTCCTCGCATATAAGACTGAATATACCGCCATGTGTCCGAATCACCTGCTTTTCTGGACAACGATCACAGCGGCTAAGAGGGCCGGAAAACTGGAATTTGATTTCGGCAGAACGCCCCTCACAGAAACGGGATTGGTAAAATTCAAGGACCACTGGACTTCAAAAAAGACGGTATTGCCGACTTTCATATATCCGCAATCAGAACTTTCTGATTTGCATAAAAACAAACCGACCATGGAGTTCATGCGATCAATGCTTCAACGTATGCCATTTCCTCTCTATGCCGGCCTTTCAAAACTGTTCTATGCCCGGCCCAGATAA
- a CDS encoding YdcF family protein yields MDEGQSHTVPLARTKRIIILVFFSTFGLAYAFNIYPFLVINQPVNGEILVVEGWIPSALLEQAAELFNHGSYTMIASVGGPSTGETADRIEQTDAYRGKNELIEFGVPAEKIVAVPVWELKQNRTFTTAKAFSLWLNEVKPSVKKIDVFTASVHGRKSRLLFRRALGDSVQVGIISANSEESEDKFWFRSKRMLYLIPRNTLGYLYALLFTF; encoded by the coding sequence ATGGACGAAGGTCAATCGCATACTGTGCCGCTTGCAAGAACAAAACGTATCATTATTCTTGTTTTTTTTTCAACATTCGGCCTTGCTTACGCCTTTAATATCTATCCATTTCTTGTCATAAACCAACCGGTTAATGGAGAAATTCTGGTCGTTGAGGGGTGGATACCATCGGCTCTTCTGGAACAGGCCGCAGAGTTGTTTAATCACGGGTCATATACAATGATTGCCTCAGTTGGCGGACCTTCAACCGGGGAGACGGCAGACAGGATAGAGCAGACCGATGCGTATCGAGGCAAAAATGAACTGATAGAGTTTGGGGTTCCTGCCGAGAAGATAGTTGCTGTGCCGGTGTGGGAGTTGAAGCAAAACCGAACCTTCACAACGGCAAAGGCCTTTAGCTTATGGTTAAATGAGGTTAAGCCATCTGTGAAAAAAATAGACGTATTTACGGCCAGCGTCCATGGCCGGAAAAGCCGGTTACTCTTCAGGCGGGCACTTGGTGATTCTGTTCAGGTTGGCATTATTTCGGCAAATTCAGAGGAGTCTGAAGATAAGTTTTGGTTCCGCTCAAAAAGAATGCTCTACCTGATCCCGAGAAACACTCTCGGCTATCTTTACGCATTACTATTCACGTTTTAG
- a CDS encoding DUF362 domain-containing protein, with product MVTDSNGTSNRRQFLISTSRAGVSIAAAGVASYLLYDPAGPKPAGESEIVSGLADFSVPYAPGNTLSIVTGTDRITTVNRAIQVLGGIERFVKPGDTVAIKPNVAFAAPSLLGSTTNADLVAEVIRLCFVKGRAKKVIVLDNPINDPASCFALSGIGNAAEMAGAEIILPRENLFKPVTLKKGRLIRNWPVFMVPLEKVDKLIGIAPIKHHQRSGASMTMKNWYGLLGGRRNIFHQEINAIISELAMMVTPTLVILDGTQVMMTNGPTGGALSDLRQANTIIASCDQVAADSFGCSLLDLTVNDLPYLEKAESAGAGTTDYQSLKPVFSTS from the coding sequence ATTGTGACGGATTCAAATGGAACAAGCAATAGAAGGCAATTCCTGATCAGCACCTCCAGGGCAGGGGTTTCCATTGCCGCGGCCGGAGTTGCCTCCTACCTTCTCTATGACCCTGCGGGACCCAAGCCGGCGGGGGAATCAGAGATAGTTTCAGGGTTGGCTGATTTCAGTGTTCCTTATGCCCCTGGAAACACCCTCAGCATAGTTACAGGTACCGACCGGATCACGACAGTGAATCGCGCGATTCAAGTTCTGGGCGGGATAGAGCGTTTTGTCAAGCCAGGTGATACTGTGGCCATTAAACCCAATGTCGCCTTTGCCGCCCCATCGCTGCTTGGCTCAACCACCAACGCTGATCTGGTTGCTGAAGTCATCCGTCTTTGTTTTGTCAAGGGCCGGGCAAAAAAGGTGATTGTCCTGGACAATCCCATTAATGATCCGGCAAGCTGCTTTGCTTTAAGCGGGATCGGCAATGCTGCTGAAATGGCCGGCGCTGAGATTATCCTGCCGCGGGAAAACCTCTTTAAGCCGGTGACTTTGAAAAAGGGCCGACTTATCCGGAACTGGCCGGTTTTTATGGTTCCTCTTGAGAAAGTTGACAAGCTCATAGGCATTGCTCCTATTAAGCATCACCAGCGAAGCGGCGCCTCAATGACAATGAAGAACTGGTATGGTCTGCTTGGCGGACGGCGAAATATTTTCCACCAGGAGATCAATGCCATTATCAGTGAACTGGCAATGATGGTGACGCCAACCCTGGTGATCCTTGACGGGACCCAGGTGATGATGACTAATGGGCCGACAGGCGGGGCTCTCTCTGATCTGCGGCAGGCCAACACGATCATTGCCAGTTGTGATCAGGTTGCTGCCGATTCCTTCGGATGTTCGCTGCTCGATCTCACGGTAAACGATCTGCCATACCTGGAAAAAGCGGAAAGTGCCGGAGCAGGAACCACCGATTATCAGTCTCTGAAACCTGTTTTTTCAACAAGTTGA